In a genomic window of Equus asinus isolate D_3611 breed Donkey chromosome 11, EquAss-T2T_v2, whole genome shotgun sequence:
- the TRIM13 gene encoding E3 ubiquitin-protein ligase TRIM13 isoform X2: MELLEEDLTCPICCSLFDDPRVLPCSHNFCKKCLEGILEGNVRNSLWRLSPFKCPTCRKETSATGVNSLQVNYSLKGIVEKYNKIKISPKMPVCKGHLGQPLNIFCLTDMQLICGICATRGDHTKHVFCSIEDAYAQERDAFESLFQSFETWRRGDALSRLDTLETSKRKSLQLLTKDSDKVKEFFEKLQHTLDQKKNEILSDLETMKLAVMQAYDPEINKLNTILQEQRMAFNIAEAFKDVSEPIIFLQQMQEFREKIKVIKETPLPPSNLPTSPLMKNFDTSQWEDIKLVDVDKLSLPQDTGTFISKIPWSFYQLFVVVILLGLLIFFGPTIFLEWSLFDEFATWKDHLSNFSSYLTKSADFVELSVFSWEQVTDWFFIFSERFKNFTLVVLNNVAEFVCKYKLL, encoded by the coding sequence ATGGAGCTGCTTGAAGAAGATCTCACCTGCCCAATTTGTTGCAGTCTGTTTGATGATCCTCGAGTTTTGCCTTGCTCGCACAACTTTTGCAAAAAATGCTTAGAAGGGATCTTAGAGGGGAATGTGAGGAATTCCTTGTGGAGATTATCTCCATTCAAGTGCCCCACATGCCGTAAGGAAACTTCAGCTACTGGAGTCAATAGCCTGCAGGTTAATTACTCCCTGAAGGGTATTGTGGAGAAGTATAACAAGATCAAGATCTCTCCCAAAATGCCAGTGTGCAAAGGACACTTGGGGCAGCCTCTCAACATTTTCTGCCTGACTGATATGCAGCTGATTTGTGGGATCTGTGCTACTCGTGGTGACCACACCAAGCATGTCTTCTGTTCTATTGAAGATGCCTATGCTCAGGAAAGGGATGCCTTTGAGTCCCTCTTCCAGAGCTTTGAGACCTGGCGTCGGGGTGATGCTCTTTCTCGCTTGGATACCTTGGAAACTAGCAAAAGGAAATCTCTACAGTTACTGACTAAAGATTCAGATAAAGTGAAGGAGTTTTTTGAGAAGTTACAACACACATTAGatcaaaagaagaatgaaatcctgTCTGACTTGGAGACCATGAAACTTGCAGTTATGCAAGCCTATGACCCAGAGATCAACAAACTCAACACCATCTTGCAGGAACAACGAATGGCCTTTAACATTGCTGAGGCTTTCAAAGACGTGTCAGAACCTATCATATTTCTGCAACAGATGCAGGAGttcagggagaaaataaaagtaatcaaGGAAACTCCTTTACCTCCCTCTAATTTGCCCACAAGCCCTTTAATGAAGAACTTTGATACCAGTCAATGGGAAGACATAAAACTAGTAGATGTGGATAAACTTTCTTTGCCTCAAGACACTGGCACTTTCATTAGCAAGATTCCCTGGAGCTTTTATCAGTTATTTGTGGTAGTCATTCTGCTTggccttctcattttctttggtcCTACCATATTCCTAGAATGGTCTTTATTTGATGAATTTGCAACTTGGAAAGACCATCTTTCAAACTTCAGTTCCTATCTGACTAAATCAGCTGATTTTGTAGAACTGTCAGTTTTTTCCTGGGAACAGGTGACAGAttggtttttcattttcagtgaaaGATTCAAGAATTTTACTTTGGTGGTGCTGAACAATGTGGCAGAATTTGTGTGCAAATATAAACTATTATAA
- the TRIM13 gene encoding E3 ubiquitin-protein ligase TRIM13 isoform X1, which translates to MPEKDVMELLEEDLTCPICCSLFDDPRVLPCSHNFCKKCLEGILEGNVRNSLWRLSPFKCPTCRKETSATGVNSLQVNYSLKGIVEKYNKIKISPKMPVCKGHLGQPLNIFCLTDMQLICGICATRGDHTKHVFCSIEDAYAQERDAFESLFQSFETWRRGDALSRLDTLETSKRKSLQLLTKDSDKVKEFFEKLQHTLDQKKNEILSDLETMKLAVMQAYDPEINKLNTILQEQRMAFNIAEAFKDVSEPIIFLQQMQEFREKIKVIKETPLPPSNLPTSPLMKNFDTSQWEDIKLVDVDKLSLPQDTGTFISKIPWSFYQLFVVVILLGLLIFFGPTIFLEWSLFDEFATWKDHLSNFSSYLTKSADFVELSVFSWEQVTDWFFIFSERFKNFTLVVLNNVAEFVCKYKLL; encoded by the exons ATGCCAGAAAAG GATGTGATGGAGCTGCTTGAAGAAGATCTCACCTGCCCAATTTGTTGCAGTCTGTTTGATGATCCTCGAGTTTTGCCTTGCTCGCACAACTTTTGCAAAAAATGCTTAGAAGGGATCTTAGAGGGGAATGTGAGGAATTCCTTGTGGAGATTATCTCCATTCAAGTGCCCCACATGCCGTAAGGAAACTTCAGCTACTGGAGTCAATAGCCTGCAGGTTAATTACTCCCTGAAGGGTATTGTGGAGAAGTATAACAAGATCAAGATCTCTCCCAAAATGCCAGTGTGCAAAGGACACTTGGGGCAGCCTCTCAACATTTTCTGCCTGACTGATATGCAGCTGATTTGTGGGATCTGTGCTACTCGTGGTGACCACACCAAGCATGTCTTCTGTTCTATTGAAGATGCCTATGCTCAGGAAAGGGATGCCTTTGAGTCCCTCTTCCAGAGCTTTGAGACCTGGCGTCGGGGTGATGCTCTTTCTCGCTTGGATACCTTGGAAACTAGCAAAAGGAAATCTCTACAGTTACTGACTAAAGATTCAGATAAAGTGAAGGAGTTTTTTGAGAAGTTACAACACACATTAGatcaaaagaagaatgaaatcctgTCTGACTTGGAGACCATGAAACTTGCAGTTATGCAAGCCTATGACCCAGAGATCAACAAACTCAACACCATCTTGCAGGAACAACGAATGGCCTTTAACATTGCTGAGGCTTTCAAAGACGTGTCAGAACCTATCATATTTCTGCAACAGATGCAGGAGttcagggagaaaataaaagtaatcaaGGAAACTCCTTTACCTCCCTCTAATTTGCCCACAAGCCCTTTAATGAAGAACTTTGATACCAGTCAATGGGAAGACATAAAACTAGTAGATGTGGATAAACTTTCTTTGCCTCAAGACACTGGCACTTTCATTAGCAAGATTCCCTGGAGCTTTTATCAGTTATTTGTGGTAGTCATTCTGCTTggccttctcattttctttggtcCTACCATATTCCTAGAATGGTCTTTATTTGATGAATTTGCAACTTGGAAAGACCATCTTTCAAACTTCAGTTCCTATCTGACTAAATCAGCTGATTTTGTAGAACTGTCAGTTTTTTCCTGGGAACAGGTGACAGAttggtttttcattttcagtgaaaGATTCAAGAATTTTACTTTGGTGGTGCTGAACAATGTGGCAGAATTTGTGTGCAAATATAAACTATTATAA